A portion of the Fulvia fulva chromosome 1, complete sequence genome contains these proteins:
- a CDS encoding Cytochrome P450 monooxygenase ALT8, producing MGVALQMFAMANAASLLLQWYAPQYSFGTIKTALLLFLAQFFGYQLYNILLYPRFVSPLRHLPQAPNPHWLWGQTGRIMKEPSGVPMRTWTENVTNNGLISYSVWFRERVLVTTPAALGEVLVTKNYDFVKPPQFRNGLGKILGIGILLAEGDEHKLQRKNLMPAFAFRHVKDIYPVFWNKSRELVRCLAAASKSGESVSEKHVSDKDAEDASPQQHEAGAVDVGSWSSRATLDIIGLSGMGQDFNSLQDPDNKLNRTYRDIFNPGRTGRILQLLGIFLPFWLVSRLPIKRNHELNEANAYIKQVCRDLISKKHQALDSEKGRAEVDILSVALESGGFKDEELVNQMMTFLVAGHETTATAMIWAMLMLCKHPDVQQKLRDKIRTSIPTLNDEITASQIDDCHYLQAVCSEVLRLWAPVSMTMRVADRDTVIAGEAIPRGMTVILCPWAINTSKHLWGEDAMEFKPERWLNADGKANAKGSAESNYAFLTFLHGPRSCIGQKFAQAEFACILAAWIGRYETTFEVGSPLATGEPEIKGGVTSKPKGGLWCKLKEVPGW from the exons ATGGGTGTAGCTCTGCAGATGTTCGCTATGGCGAACGCTGCGTCGCTTCTCCTCCAATGGTACGCGCCACAGTACTCATTTGGCACCATCAAGACAGCTCTGCTACTGTTCCTTGCCCAGTTCTTCGGTTATCAGCTTTATAACATATTGCTCTATCCACGCTTCGTAAGCCCGCTGCGACACCTACCACAAGCTCCAAATCCACATTGGCTATGGGGCCAAACAGGACGCATCATGAAAGAGCCCTCGGGTGTGCCGATGCGTACCTGGACCGAAAATGTGACCAACAACGGCCTGATTAGCTATTCAGTCTGGTTCCGGGAGAGAGTTCTCGTTACTACGCCAGCTGCCTTGGGAGAGGTTCTAGTCACGAAGAACTACGATTTTGTCAAGCCGCCGCAGTTTCGTAACGGGCTGGGAAAGATTTTGGGCATCGGTATTTTGCTTGCTGAGGGCGATGAGCACAAGCTACAGCGGAAGAACCTTATGCCAGCATTTGCCTTCAGGCACGTAAAGGACATTTATCCCGTGTTCTGGAACAAGTCCAGGGAGCTCGTCAGGTGTCTGGCCGCGGCATCGAAGTCTGGCGAATCGGTCTCAGAGAAGCATGTGTCGGACAAAGACGCGGAAGACGCGAGCCCGCAGCAGCACGAGGCTGGTGCTGTTGATGTAGGCAGCTGGTCGAGCCGTGCTACTCTTGACATTATCGGGCTCAGTGGCATGGGGCAGGATTTCAATTCGCTCCAGGACCCCGACAATAAGTTGAACCGAACGTATCGCGATATCTTCAACCCTGGCAGGACTGGACGCATTCTGCAACTACTGGGCATCTTTTTGCCGTTCTGGCTCGTGAGCAGGCTCCCGATCAAGCGAAACCACGAGCTCAACGAGGCTAATGCCTACATCAAACAAGTTTGCCGTGATCTGATATCGAAGAAGCACCAAGCTCTAGATTCAGAGAAGGGCAGAGCAGAAGTCGACATTCTTTCTGTAGCACTCGAGTCAGGCGGTTTCAAAGATGAAGAGCTCGTGAACCAAATGATGACGTTTCTG GTCGCCGGACACGAAACCACCGCTACAGCTATGATCTGGGCAATGCTCATGCTGTGCAAACATCCCGACGTTCAACAAAAGCTTCGTGACAAGATACGAACCAGTATTCCGACACTAAACGACGAAATCACAGCCAGTCAGATCGACGATTGTCACTACTTGCAAGCAGTGTGCTCAGAAGTCCTGCGGCTATGGGCGCCAGTATCGATGACAATGCGAGTTGCCGACCGCGACACAGTTATTGCTGGCGAGGCAATTCCCAGAGGCATGACTGTCATCCTGTGTCCGTGGGCCATCAACACCTCAAAGCATCTTTGGGGTGAAGATGCCATGGAGTTCAAGCCAGAGCGTTGGCTGAATGCTGATGGCAAAGCCAATGCTAAAGGAAGTGCCGAGTCAAACTACGCGTTCTTGACTTTCCTACACGGTCCTCGCAGCTGCATCGGGCAGAAATTTGCACAAGCTGAGTTTGCGTGCATTCTGGCTGCTTGGATCGGGAGGTATGAGACCACCTTTGAGGTAGGTAGCCCTCTTGCAACGGGTGAGCCTGAAATCAAGGGCGGTGTGACGAGCAAGCCTAAGGGCGGCCTGTGGTGTAAGCTGAAGGAGGTACCAGGCTGGTAA